Proteins from one Lacrimispora sphenoides genomic window:
- a CDS encoding ABC transporter ATP-binding protein, whose amino-acid sequence MIKAENLTKKFDDIVAVDHVSAQIRDGNVFGLIGTNGAGKSTFLRMLSGILKPDEGNVTIDGEQIFENEKVKGRFFYISDDQYYFNNASPLDMMEFYSRIYPQFNKERFHNLLGSFGLEARRKVHTFSKGMKKQLSVICGICANTDYLFCDETFDGLDPVMRQAVKSIFANDMSERNLTPIIASHNLRELEDICDHVGLLHRGGILLSRDLDDMKLNIHKLQCVLKDGMTAEDLTALQRIKTETRGKLYTITVRGTREEVEGLMESYQPVFYEIIPLSLEEIFISETEVAGYDIKKLIL is encoded by the coding sequence ATGATAAAAGCAGAGAATCTGACAAAAAAATTTGACGATATAGTGGCAGTGGACCATGTAAGCGCACAGATACGGGATGGAAATGTATTTGGCCTGATTGGAACCAATGGAGCTGGAAAAAGTACATTTTTAAGGATGCTGAGCGGTATCTTAAAGCCTGATGAAGGAAATGTTACCATCGATGGAGAACAGATCTTTGAAAATGAAAAGGTGAAAGGCCGGTTTTTCTACATTTCCGACGACCAATACTATTTTAATAACGCTTCACCCCTTGATATGATGGAGTTCTACAGCAGGATCTACCCCCAGTTTAACAAGGAACGCTTCCACAATCTTTTGGGAAGTTTCGGACTGGAAGCCCGGAGAAAGGTCCATACTTTTTCTAAGGGTATGAAAAAACAGCTTTCCGTCATTTGCGGGATATGTGCCAATACGGATTATCTTTTCTGTGATGAAACCTTTGACGGACTTGATCCGGTGATGCGCCAGGCAGTTAAGAGCATATTTGCAAATGATATGTCTGAGAGAAATTTAACTCCTATCATTGCTTCCCATAACTTAAGAGAGTTAGAGGATATCTGCGATCATGTGGGTCTTCTTCACAGGGGTGGGATACTGCTTTCCAGGGATTTAGATGATATGAAACTCAACATCCATAAGCTGCAGTGTGTTTTAAAGGATGGGATGACTGCCGAAGACTTAACGGCCCTGCAGCGTATTAAGACAGAAACAAGAGGAAAACTCTATACCATTACGGTTAGGGGAACCAGAGAAGAAGTGGAAGGGCTGATGGAATCTTACCAACCGGTTTTTTATGAGATTATCCCATTATCTCTGGAAGAAATATTCATTAGCGAGACGGAGGTGGCAGGATATGACATCAAAAAGCTTATTTTATAA
- a CDS encoding DUF6449 domain-containing protein, whose translation MTSKSLFYNLLREDGKRRLWSMALSFLVFFFTFPVGIALSLSERMRGEIDLTYIISTLKSWLGFQNGWVAAVIILLSLIMGVTSFSYLHSRQKVDFYHGIPVNRKHLFWVNYFNGILIPAAVYGVNLIIAMGVIAVNGISPVEVWKTALSGFLLFMIHYCMMYSVTVISMILTGNVLVGILGNLVLQFYFVCVIGILEYCYSSFFYTSYRAGGNVFNRFMDKCSAFALFMVNLDRLQPGSPAGTKTVRILAVLAVTVVLTLLSFWLYKKRGSEAAGRAMAFKISMPVIRIPIVVLSSLGGSIFFWSMRSSVGWGIFGLICGMLLSHCVIEIIYHFEFRKLFCHWKQMGACALLAAVIFCGFRYDLFGYDGYIPSEASIESVAVSMSDVNFWVSYGSAKQNSLGEYYWEYQDSDEYIFNHMKLKDTAPVLALVRDAVDWNQKLHHGDDYSDTWDNGSISYNFSIKYTLKNGKNIYRTYHLSGDEVRPEIAEIFENQEFAKAVYPILLQTPEDTAWVRISRGEQTNVVSRDRNGTEKAMTDKLLLAYQEDLKNLKVETMEKEYPVATIQFLTKMQANAETKREEIQSSWKYSDVTSRGYYPVYPSFKNTLELLKECEVDVESWNSLENVKEINIDAYQFNDYRSTYEDKDSQYLTITDEEQISQIMSFAAIDGYSNMNPFGGRGEERISFSAVTESGGRRSETSCTIPLNQLPESVKNEINKIKKDV comes from the coding sequence ATGACATCAAAAAGCTTATTTTATAATCTATTAAGAGAAGATGGCAAAAGACGCCTTTGGTCCATGGCACTGTCATTTTTAGTGTTTTTCTTTACCTTTCCGGTGGGAATCGCACTTTCTTTAAGTGAACGAATGAGAGGAGAAATTGATCTTACGTATATTATATCCACCCTGAAATCCTGGCTGGGCTTTCAGAACGGCTGGGTTGCGGCAGTGATTATACTCCTGTCACTTATTATGGGAGTGACCAGCTTTTCTTATCTTCATTCCAGGCAGAAGGTGGATTTTTATCACGGTATTCCAGTAAACAGGAAGCATTTGTTCTGGGTGAATTATTTTAATGGTATTCTTATTCCGGCAGCCGTATATGGGGTGAATTTAATCATTGCCATGGGAGTGATTGCAGTGAACGGCATTTCTCCTGTGGAGGTATGGAAAACAGCCCTTTCGGGATTCCTGCTGTTTATGATCCACTACTGCATGATGTATTCCGTGACTGTGATATCCATGATTCTAACAGGAAATGTTCTGGTTGGAATTCTTGGAAATCTGGTATTGCAATTTTATTTTGTATGTGTGATCGGAATTCTGGAATACTGCTACAGCAGCTTTTTCTATACCAGCTACCGCGCAGGCGGGAATGTATTTAACCGGTTCATGGATAAATGCTCGGCATTTGCCCTGTTCATGGTAAACTTAGATCGGCTGCAGCCAGGGAGTCCGGCAGGAACTAAGACTGTCAGGATTTTAGCGGTTCTTGCCGTAACAGTAGTTTTGACCCTCCTTTCTTTCTGGCTGTATAAAAAGAGAGGCTCAGAAGCAGCAGGAAGAGCCATGGCATTTAAGATCAGCATGCCGGTAATCAGGATTCCGATTGTGGTTTTATCGTCTCTTGGCGGAAGCATTTTTTTCTGGTCCATGCGTTCCAGCGTAGGCTGGGGTATATTCGGACTGATTTGCGGAATGCTTTTATCCCACTGCGTCATTGAGATCATTTATCATTTTGAATTCAGAAAACTGTTTTGCCATTGGAAACAGATGGGAGCCTGTGCCTTGTTGGCAGCAGTGATATTCTGCGGCTTCCGTTATGATTTGTTTGGGTATGACGGATATATACCGTCTGAAGCCTCCATCGAATCCGTTGCGGTTTCCATGTCGGATGTGAACTTCTGGGTTTCTTATGGAAGCGCAAAGCAGAATTCCCTGGGAGAATATTACTGGGAGTATCAGGATTCCGATGAATATATATTCAATCATATGAAGCTTAAGGATACGGCGCCGGTTTTGGCTTTGGTACGTGATGCTGTGGACTGGAACCAGAAGCTGCATCATGGAGATGATTATTCTGATACGTGGGACAATGGAAGTATAAGCTATAATTTTTCCATAAAATACACGCTTAAAAACGGCAAGAATATTTACCGCACCTACCATTTATCCGGAGATGAAGTCCGGCCTGAGATCGCGGAGATCTTTGAGAACCAGGAGTTTGCAAAAGCGGTTTATCCCATCCTTCTCCAGACTCCGGAAGATACTGCCTGGGTTAGGATAAGCAGGGGAGAGCAGACCAATGTTGTCAGCCGTGACAGAAACGGTACAGAGAAAGCCATGACAGATAAATTACTCCTTGCCTATCAAGAGGATCTAAAAAACTTAAAAGTGGAAACCATGGAAAAGGAATATCCGGTGGCTACCATCCAGTTTTTAACGAAGATGCAGGCAAATGCGGAAACAAAGCGGGAAGAAATCCAGAGCTCCTGGAAATACAGCGATGTTACCTCAAGAGGGTATTATCCGGTTTATCCTTCCTTTAAAAACACTCTGGAACTATTGAAAGAGTGTGAGGTTGACGTAGAGAGCTGGAATAGCCTGGAAAATGTCAAAGAAATCAATATCGATGCCTATCAGTTCAATGATTACCGTTCCACATATGAAGATAAAGACTCTCAATATTTAACAATTACCGATGAGGAACAGATTAGTCAGATCATGAGCTTTGCGGCAATCGATGGGTATTCCAACATGAATCCTTTTGGCGGCAGGGGAGAGGAACGGATTAGCTTCTCAGCAGTAACGGAATCAGGGGGAAGAAGAAGTGAAACTTCCTGTACCATTCCTTTGAATCAATTGCCGGAATCCGTTAAAAATGAAATCAATAAGATAAAAAAAGACGTGTAA
- a CDS encoding zinc ribbon domain-containing protein → MAFFEELGKTLSDTGKEVATKAKALTETIQLKTQISVEKTKLEEAYAVIGKQFYEANKEPDEAYAKAYEAVRASRERIAALEIELSQSEGTRICAECGAKVPKSSYYCGKCGAPVKEAAQKTDTEEDIVEEVEPEAPAEEVNPTAGINTVSEDAFEPTEEQE, encoded by the coding sequence ATGGCATTTTTTGAAGAGCTGGGAAAGACACTTAGTGATACCGGCAAAGAGGTTGCAACCAAGGCAAAAGCGCTGACTGAGACGATACAGCTAAAGACGCAGATCAGTGTAGAGAAAACAAAGCTGGAAGAAGCTTATGCGGTCATCGGTAAACAATTTTACGAAGCGAACAAAGAGCCGGATGAAGCTTATGCAAAGGCTTACGAAGCTGTTAGGGCCAGCCGGGAAAGAATTGCCGCTCTGGAGATCGAACTGAGCCAAAGCGAGGGAACCCGTATCTGTGCGGAGTGTGGAGCTAAAGTTCCAAAAAGTTCCTATTACTGTGGAAAGTGTGGAGCTCCTGTAAAGGAAGCAGCCCAGAAGACTGATACAGAAGAAGATATTGTGGAGGAAGTGGAACCGGAAGCGCCTGCAGAGGAAGTAAATCCAACTGCCGGAATTAATACGGTTAGTGAAGACGCATTTGAACCTACAGAAGAACAGGAATAG
- a CDS encoding LTA synthase family protein, with product MKLYVKWFGRLFALAAIINVFIELVSRKSLPSLGFYIWRSFPVFLLNTLIIALPFTVVFVTKRKAFTCITISLIWCFMGVVNGILLIFRTTPFTAADFRLIKYAVSLATVYFTWMQIIFIGAGIVSAVIFIAAVWRKAPVSKEKVRYGLGTGLIVISGVVVLGLTSAAMNTGLVAVHFGNIGEAFKSYGFPYCFSNSMFNTGISKPEGYGTETMEEIRDEELVPENTYALSEDTKPNVIMIQLESFFDPSLWKNNPVNYDPIPFFHHLQQSYPGGYLSVPSVGAGTANTEFETITGMNLDFFGPGEYPYKTVLKKTPCESVAFDLKNLGYSAHAIHNNEATFYDRNRVFSQLGFDTFTPIEYMNNVERNPTGWCKDKILTGEIIRTLDSTAGPDFIYTISVQGHGKYPNFEYYCQQIGEMDQFIRSLVNTLRTRKEPIVLVMYGDHLPGFEWSEDEMKNRSLFQTEYVIWNNMNLPVEKKNVEAYQLAAHVLDMLNIHEGTMMRFHQKYFSNPETEEESYLRDMKTLEYDILYGSREVYGGESPYQSTNLKMGIDDIVVDHVVYNDSNVLVYGENFTPYSRICFDGKAVETTFVWPELIIAKGVPEKKMKDSALSVWQIGRDKVPLGESKTHHWTNRIRDLN from the coding sequence ATGAAACTATATGTCAAATGGTTTGGAAGGCTTTTTGCACTTGCTGCCATTATCAATGTCTTTATTGAACTGGTCAGCAGAAAATCGCTGCCAAGCCTTGGTTTTTATATATGGAGAAGTTTTCCGGTTTTTCTATTGAATACACTGATCATCGCCCTTCCCTTTACCGTTGTATTTGTGACGAAGCGGAAGGCATTTACCTGCATTACCATATCGTTGATATGGTGTTTTATGGGAGTGGTTAACGGCATCCTGCTTATCTTTCGGACTACCCCCTTTACTGCGGCAGATTTTCGTCTGATAAAGTATGCGGTCAGCCTGGCCACGGTTTATTTTACCTGGATGCAGATTATCTTTATTGGGGCTGGCATTGTATCAGCAGTTATATTTATAGCCGCAGTTTGGCGCAAAGCGCCTGTTTCTAAGGAAAAAGTCCGGTACGGCCTTGGAACAGGGCTTATTGTCATAAGTGGAGTGGTTGTGCTGGGACTGACAAGCGCCGCTATGAATACGGGACTGGTGGCAGTTCATTTCGGCAATATCGGAGAGGCATTTAAAAGCTATGGTTTTCCATACTGCTTTTCCAATTCCATGTTTAACACCGGTATTTCCAAGCCGGAGGGATATGGGACCGAGACAATGGAAGAGATCCGGGATGAGGAACTGGTTCCGGAGAACACGTATGCTCTGTCTGAGGATACAAAGCCGAATGTGATCATGATTCAGCTGGAATCCTTTTTTGATCCTTCTTTATGGAAAAACAATCCGGTAAATTATGATCCCATCCCGTTTTTCCACCACCTTCAACAGAGCTATCCGGGAGGCTATTTAAGTGTACCCTCTGTGGGTGCAGGTACCGCAAATACGGAGTTTGAAACGATTACAGGCATGAATCTGGATTTTTTCGGCCCAGGAGAGTATCCCTATAAAACCGTGCTAAAGAAAACTCCTTGCGAAAGCGTGGCCTTTGATCTAAAAAACTTAGGTTACAGTGCCCATGCGATCCATAACAACGAGGCAACTTTTTATGACAGGAACCGGGTGTTTTCCCAGCTTGGCTTTGATACCTTTACCCCCATTGAATATATGAATAACGTAGAAAGAAATCCAACGGGCTGGTGCAAGGACAAGATTCTCACCGGTGAGATCATCAGGACACTGGATTCTACGGCAGGCCCTGATTTTATCTATACCATTTCTGTTCAGGGACATGGGAAATATCCAAACTTTGAGTATTACTGCCAGCAGATCGGAGAGATGGATCAGTTTATCCGTTCTCTTGTCAACACCCTGCGTACCAGGAAGGAACCTATTGTTTTGGTCATGTACGGGGACCATTTACCTGGATTTGAGTGGTCAGAGGATGAGATGAAGAACCGTTCCCTGTTTCAAACCGAATATGTGATATGGAACAACATGAATCTTCCTGTGGAGAAAAAGAATGTGGAGGCTTATCAGCTTGCAGCTCATGTATTGGATATGCTTAACATTCATGAGGGAACTATGATGAGGTTTCATCAGAAATATTTCAGTAATCCTGAAACAGAAGAAGAAAGTTATTTAAGGGATATGAAAACTCTGGAATATGATATTCTTTATGGAAGCCGAGAAGTTTACGGCGGAGAGAGTCCTTACCAGTCCACAAACCTTAAAATGGGAATTGATGATATCGTTGTTGACCATGTGGTGTACAATGATTCCAATGTTCTGGTTTACGGGGAAAATTTTACTCCTTATTCCAGGATATGTTTTGACGGAAAGGCTGTGGAAACCACGTTTGTATGGCCGGAGCTTATTATTGCAAAAGGTGTTCCTGAAAAGAAGATGAAGGATTCAGCGCTTTCCGTTTGGCAGATCGGAAGGGACAAGGTCCCACTTGGAGAGAGCAAAACCCATCACTGGACGAACAGGATCAGAGATTTGAATTGA
- a CDS encoding DUF362 domain-containing protein → MEKSKVYYTSFHATFQENLPQKFKRLIKTAGMLEQIDFQNKYTAIKIHFGELGNLSFLRPNYAKAVVDLVKSQGGKPFLTDCNTLYVGSRKNALDHLDTAYENGFSPFSTGCHVLIADGLKGTDESLVPINGEYIKEAKIGRAVMDADIFISLTHFKGHESTGFGGALKNIGMGCGSRAGKMEMHNSGKPHVSEETCIGCHACEKNCAHSAISFQDKKAFIDHNRCVGCGRCIGVCPVDAVETDFDESNDILNYKIAEYTQAVLGDRPNFHISLVMDVSPYCDCHSENDIPIIPNVGMFASFNPVALDMACADAVNRQPVMAGSILEKHGSHHHDHFKDTHPNTNWKSSIEHAVKIGLGSAEYELISL, encoded by the coding sequence ATGGAAAAATCAAAGGTTTACTATACGAGCTTTCATGCCACCTTTCAGGAAAACCTTCCTCAGAAATTTAAGAGACTTATAAAAACTGCCGGAATGCTGGAGCAGATTGACTTTCAGAATAAATATACAGCCATAAAGATTCACTTTGGCGAGCTTGGAAACCTGTCATTTCTACGCCCCAATTATGCAAAAGCAGTGGTGGATCTTGTAAAATCCCAGGGCGGAAAACCATTTTTAACGGATTGCAACACGTTGTATGTGGGAAGCCGGAAAAATGCTCTGGACCATTTGGATACCGCTTATGAAAATGGCTTTTCCCCTTTCTCAACCGGATGCCATGTTTTAATTGCCGACGGCTTAAAAGGAACGGACGAAAGCCTGGTTCCCATTAATGGGGAATACATAAAGGAAGCAAAAATCGGACGGGCTGTAATGGATGCCGATATCTTTATTTCTCTTACCCATTTTAAGGGCCATGAAAGCACCGGCTTTGGCGGAGCTTTGAAAAACATTGGAATGGGCTGCGGCTCACGGGCAGGTAAAATGGAGATGCATAACTCCGGAAAGCCACATGTAAGCGAAGAAACCTGTATCGGATGTCATGCCTGTGAAAAGAACTGCGCCCACAGCGCCATCTCTTTCCAGGATAAAAAGGCTTTTATTGACCATAACAGGTGCGTAGGCTGCGGCCGCTGCATCGGAGTCTGTCCTGTGGATGCCGTTGAGACTGACTTTGATGAGTCCAATGACATCCTGAACTACAAAATTGCAGAATACACCCAGGCAGTTCTCGGAGACCGGCCAAATTTCCACATCAGCCTGGTTATGGATGTATCTCCTTACTGCGACTGCCATTCAGAAAACGATATCCCCATTATACCTAATGTAGGTATGTTTGCTTCCTTTAACCCGGTAGCTCTTGATATGGCCTGCGCAGATGCCGTAAACCGCCAGCCTGTTATGGCAGGAAGCATACTGGAAAAGCACGGCAGCCATCACCATGACCATTTTAAAGACACTCATCCCAACACAAACTGGAAATCCTCCATTGAACATGCGGTGAAAATCGGTCTGGGCAGCGCGGAATACGAATTAATTTCGCTGTAA
- a CDS encoding O-acetylhomoserine aminocarboxypropyltransferase/cysteine synthase family protein gives MSQNIRSRETVCIQGGWQPKSGDARVLPIFQSTTFKYDDSDKMGRLFDLEDEGYFYTRLANPTNDAVASKICELEGGEAAMLTSSGQAANFYALLNICQEGDHVISSATIYGGSTNLFTVTLKKMGIESTLVDPGLSEEELLKAFKPNTKAVFGETIGNPSLVVFDIEKFARLAHKNGVPLIVDNTFATPINCRPFEWGADIVTHSTTKYMDGHATSVGGCIVDSGNFDWEAHAERYPGLTSPDESYHGIVYTQKFGKKAYITKATTQLMRDLGAIPSPMNSFLLNLGLETLHLRVPRHCENALKVAQYLSSREDVAWIKYPGLEGDEYHELAKKYMPDGTCGVISFGLKGGREAAVKFMDGLKLAAIVTHVADARTSVLHPASHTHRQLTDEQLVEAGVDPSMIRLSVGIENAEDIMEDIRQALEQ, from the coding sequence ATGAGTCAGAACATTCGTTCCAGAGAGACGGTTTGCATACAGGGCGGCTGGCAGCCGAAAAGCGGCGATGCCAGGGTGCTTCCGATTTTTCAGAGCACTACATTTAAGTATGATGACAGCGATAAGATGGGAAGGCTGTTTGATTTGGAGGATGAGGGGTATTTTTATACCAGACTGGCAAATCCTACCAATGATGCGGTGGCATCTAAAATCTGCGAGCTGGAAGGCGGGGAGGCTGCTATGCTGACTTCTTCCGGACAGGCTGCCAATTTTTATGCGCTGCTTAACATCTGCCAGGAGGGAGATCATGTAATCAGCTCTGCTACAATCTACGGCGGCTCCACCAACCTGTTTACCGTAACTTTAAAAAAGATGGGCATTGAATCCACTCTGGTGGATCCGGGCCTTTCAGAAGAAGAGCTTTTAAAGGCATTTAAGCCAAATACAAAGGCAGTATTTGGTGAAACCATCGGCAATCCGTCTCTTGTGGTTTTTGATATTGAGAAGTTTGCGAGGCTTGCACATAAGAACGGTGTTCCTCTGATTGTGGATAATACGTTTGCAACTCCGATCAACTGCCGTCCTTTTGAATGGGGCGCAGATATCGTAACACATTCTACAACAAAATACATGGATGGACATGCCACCAGCGTAGGCGGCTGTATCGTTGACAGCGGAAACTTTGACTGGGAGGCTCATGCTGAGCGGTATCCGGGGCTTACCTCACCCGACGAATCCTACCATGGCATTGTATATACCCAAAAGTTTGGAAAAAAGGCCTATATTACAAAAGCGACTACTCAGCTGATGCGAGATCTTGGTGCGATTCCCTCCCCAATGAACTCCTTCCTTTTAAACCTTGGTCTGGAAACCCTGCATCTTCGGGTTCCCCGTCATTGCGAAAATGCGTTAAAAGTGGCGCAGTATTTAAGCTCAAGGGAAGATGTGGCTTGGATCAAATATCCGGGTCTTGAGGGAGACGAATATCATGAACTGGCAAAAAAATATATGCCTGATGGCACTTGCGGCGTAATCTCTTTTGGCTTAAAGGGAGGAAGGGAAGCTGCGGTTAAGTTTATGGATGGACTGAAACTGGCGGCTATCGTGACTCATGTGGCAGATGCGCGTACTTCCGTTTTACATCCGGCAAGTCATACCCACAGACAGCTGACGGATGAACAGCTTGTTGAAGCAGGAGTTGATCCGTCCATGATCCGGCTGAGTGTTGGTATCGAAAATGCAGAGGATATTATGGAAGATATCAGACAGGCGCTGGAACAGTAA
- the cls gene encoding cardiolipin synthase — MKLIRRMLRIIFGRTTFAVISLIIQVAILFAAYRFLSRYLAYFYGGSALLGAFVIIYILNKEENPSFKLAWMIPIAAVPVFGTFFYLFVELQIVGKLANKRLRVNMEDTETYLTQSPRVMEDLSRISRRNANLAYYIKHSGHYPAYKNTNVQYFPLGETMFEEMKKELEGAKRFIFMEFFIVERGEMWEAILEILERKAKEGVEVRFMYDGMCSLTLLPFSYPKELQARGINAKMFSPIKPAFTTYQNNRDHRKILVVDGLTAFTGGVNLADEYINRRVRFGHWKDTGIMLKGDAVTSFTMMFLQMWNISEKEPEDYGKYLRDPEYFYPLELSMDGFVIPYGDSPLDQESVGEQVYLDIINSARHYVHIMTPYLILDYEMIQALTFAAKRGVEVVIVMPGIPDKKYAFLLARSHYRELLRAGVQIYEYMPGFVHAKVYASDDIKAVVGTINMDFRSLYLHFECAVYLYRNEVIRDIQRDFHNTLAQCRRITMEDCRNYPWYEVLAGRALRLFAPLM, encoded by the coding sequence ATGAAACTGATCAGGAGAATGCTGAGGATTATTTTTGGCCGGACTACGTTTGCGGTCATTTCTCTTATCATACAAGTGGCTATTCTTTTTGCGGCATACCGCTTTTTAAGCCGTTACCTCGCATATTTCTATGGTGGTTCTGCTCTGCTGGGTGCATTTGTTATCATTTATATTCTGAACAAAGAGGAAAATCCCAGCTTTAAGCTGGCCTGGATGATCCCAATCGCGGCTGTTCCTGTGTTTGGAACATTCTTTTATCTGTTTGTTGAGCTACAGATTGTGGGAAAACTGGCAAATAAACGGCTGCGGGTCAACATGGAAGATACGGAAACCTATCTGACCCAGAGCCCAAGGGTCATGGAGGATTTGTCCAGAATCAGCAGGCGAAATGCCAATCTGGCTTACTATATCAAACATTCAGGCCATTACCCGGCATATAAAAATACGAATGTGCAGTATTTTCCGCTGGGTGAAACCATGTTTGAAGAGATGAAGAAGGAGCTGGAGGGTGCAAAGCGGTTTATTTTTATGGAATTTTTTATTGTAGAACGCGGAGAAATGTGGGAAGCTATATTGGAAATTCTGGAGAGAAAGGCAAAAGAGGGGGTGGAAGTCCGGTTCATGTATGATGGCATGTGTTCCCTGACCCTGCTTCCATTTAGCTATCCAAAGGAATTACAGGCAAGGGGAATTAATGCAAAGATGTTTTCTCCCATTAAGCCTGCATTCACCACTTACCAGAACAACCGGGACCATAGAAAAATCCTTGTGGTGGACGGTCTTACCGCTTTTACCGGAGGAGTAAACCTGGCAGACGAATATATTAACCGGCGTGTGCGTTTCGGCCATTGGAAGGATACAGGAATCATGCTGAAGGGGGATGCCGTTACCAGCTTTACCATGATGTTTCTGCAGATGTGGAACATTTCTGAAAAGGAGCCTGAGGACTATGGGAAATATTTAAGAGATCCGGAATATTTTTATCCCTTGGAGCTTAGCATGGATGGATTTGTGATTCCTTACGGGGACAGCCCTTTGGATCAGGAATCGGTTGGGGAACAAGTTTATTTGGACATCATAAACTCTGCCAGACATTATGTCCACATTATGACGCCATATCTGATTCTTGATTATGAAATGATCCAGGCTCTTACGTTTGCCGCCAAGCGGGGCGTGGAGGTCGTTATCGTTATGCCGGGGATACCGGATAAGAAATACGCGTTCCTGCTTGCAAGGTCTCACTATAGAGAACTGTTAAGGGCCGGGGTCCAGATTTACGAGTATATGCCAGGCTTTGTCCATGCAAAGGTATACGCAAGCGATGACATCAAGGCAGTAGTCGGAACTATTAATATGGATTTCAGAAGCCTTTACCTTCATTTTGAATGTGCAGTCTACCTGTATCGGAATGAAGTTATTCGGGATATACAGAGAGATTTTCATAACACTCTGGCCCAATGCCGTAGAATCACCATGGAAGATTGCAGGAATTATCCCTGGTATGAAGTTTTGGCAGGGCGGGCGCTCAGACTGTTTGCACCGCTTATGTAG